In Malus sylvestris chromosome 15, drMalSylv7.2, whole genome shotgun sequence, a single genomic region encodes these proteins:
- the LOC126606052 gene encoding elongation of fatty acids protein 3-like, whose amino-acid sequence MSGIQALTFWLSEHPTIVGFRWSHTHSWGSTWSFLFTAIAVYITLSLLLHLFLLAVNRSGRPVPLGPIPAVHSLAMALISFTIFAGVTLSSAAEIRETRWFWPRSKTPFQWLLCFPLGTRPSGRVFFWSYVYYLSRFPHMLRTFFTILRRRRLVPFQLFNHSILTVISFLWLEFSQSIQVMAILCTTLVYSVVYGYRFWTAVGLPGACFPVVMNCQIALLVCNVACHVGVLMVHFMKGGCNGIGAWVFNSVLNGVILLAFLNFYVRIHLGFFNKKGKARVASSGAGGADAAAKSVGLKDKEL is encoded by the coding sequence ATGTCGGGTATCCAGGCCCTCACGTTCTGGCTCTCGGAGCACCCCACCATCGTCGGGTTCCGGTGGTCCCACACCCACTCCTGGGGCTCCACGTGGTCCTTCCTCTTCACCGCCATCGCCGTCTACATAAccctctccctcctcctccacctCTTCCTCCTCGCTGTAAACCGGTCGGGTCGACCCGTACCTCTCGGACCTATTCCAGCCGTCCACAGCCTCGCGATGGCCCTAATATCGTTCACAATATTCGCCGGAGTCACCCTCTCCTCCGCCGCAGAAATCCGCGAGACACGGTGGTTCTGGCCACGGTCCAAAACCCCATTCCAGTGGCTCCTCTGCTTCCCGCTCGGGACCCGGCCGTCGGGTCGGGTCTTCTTCTGGTCCTACGTGTACTACCTCTCCAGATTTCCCCACATGCTCCGCACATTCTTCACCATTCTCCGCCGCCGCAGGCTCGTCCCCTTCCAGCTCTTCAACCACTCGATCCTCACCGTCATCTCGTTCCTCTGGCTCGAGTTTTCGCAGTCGATTCAGGTCATGGCGATCCTCTGCACGACGCTCGTCTACTCCGTGGTTTACGGGTACCGGTTCTGGACCGCCGTGGGGCTGCCGGGCGCGTGTTTTCCGGTGGTGATGAACTGCCAGATTGCACTGCTGGTCTGCAACGTGGCCTGCCACGTCGGCGTCCTGATGGTGCATTTCATGAAAGGCGGGTGCAACGGGATTGGTGCATGGGTTTTCAATTCCGTCCTCAACGGTGTGATTCTGTTggcatttttgaatttttacgtCAGAATTCATTTGGGGTTTTTTAATAAGAAGGGGAAGGCAAGGGTTGCTAGCAGCGGAGCTGGCGGCGCCGATGCGGCGGCCAAGTCTGTTGGACTGAAGGACAAGGAGCTTTGA
- the LOC126605352 gene encoding calcium uniporter protein 2, mitochondrial-like, giving the protein MAFKKTLAERLFNISKASTQTLRNCRISSSAVHTRPAPKPRETRIAPDPGDNAIFRRFLHKRSSAGNFQKQEIWSLPMGANLMEKLKVVAIGGDRIRLDGLAPPEPEWKSSPMEKSGLTTEETKKLLRVAQLEAVKSKLREVQKSWVSYPEFVGICREGCADPDMGIGFAKSLDANGSVIVLGNSVCLRPEQIAKAIQELIPIPGTRTNSNDPRIRELEDMERHKFEIDRKAESLVRKELLCGLGYLVVSTAGFMRLTFWELSWDVMEPICFFVTSMYFIAGYAFFLRTRKEPSFEGFRQIRFEAKQKRLMKLENFDVGRYDELRKACCPYSSASSEMTLSTAFDGAKRMQFGSLHS; this is encoded by the exons ATGGCGTTCAAGAAAACCCTAGCCGAGCGCCTGTTCAACATCTCCAAGGCGTCGACCCAAACCCTCAGAAACTGCCGGATTTCGTCGTCGGCGGTCCACACCCGACCCGCTCCCAAGCCCCGCGAGACCAGAATCGCCCCCGACCCTGGAGACAATGCCATTTTCCGGAGGTTCCTCCACAAGAGATCGTCGGCGGGGAATTTCCAGAAGCAGGAGATCTGGTCTTTGCCGATGGGGGCAAACCTGATGGAGAAGCTCAAAGTCGTGGCCATTGGCGGGGACCGGATCCGATTGGACGGTTTGGCCCCGCCGGAACCCGAGTGGAAGAGCTCGCCGATGGAGAAATCGGGATTGACGACGGAGGAAACGAAGAAACTGCTGAGGGTGGCCCAGCTGGAAGCCGTGAAATCGAAGCTTCGAGAAGTCCAGAAAAGCTGGGTATCGTATCCGGAGTTTGTTGGGATCTGCCGGGAAGGTTGCGCGGATCCGGATATGGGTATCGGGTTTGCGAAATCGTTGGACGCAAACGGTTCCGTGATCGTATTGGGAAATTCCGTTTGCTTGAGGCCTGAACAG ATAGCCAAAGCAATCCAGGAACTAATTCCTATTCCAGGAACAAGAACCAACTCCAATGATCCCAGGATTAGGGAATTGGAAGACATGGAGAGGCACAAGTTTGAGATAGACCGAAAGGCGGAGTCCCTTGTTCGAAAGGAGCTTTTGTGCGGTCTTGGCTATTTGGTTGTCTCCACAGCCGGATTCATGAGGCTCACATTCTGGGAACTCTCATGGGACGTCATGGAACCCATTTGCTTCTTCGTTACTTCAATGTACTTCATAGCTGGATACGCCTTCTTTCTCAGGACCCGGAAAGAGCCCTCTTTCGAAGGGTTTCGCCAGATTCGATTTGAGGCTAAGCAGAAGCGCCTCATGAAGCTTGAGAACTTCGATGTCGGAAGGTATGACGAGCTTCGTAAAGCATGTTGTCCCTACTCATCGGCTTCATCAGAAATGACCCTGTCAACTGCTTTTGATGGGGCAAAGAGGATGCAATTTGGTTCACTACATAGTTAA